One Eriocheir sinensis breed Jianghai 21 chromosome 67, ASM2467909v1, whole genome shotgun sequence DNA segment encodes these proteins:
- the LOC126988072 gene encoding uncharacterized protein LOC126988072 isoform X1 — protein sequence MTSVEELKKQAVELGFSGTDVGQYVTQMQAYERGERAAERQERKEKEEAERQERKEEAEQQERLELARLTAETERMRLSAQSKPATLTIPEAAARPKLPAYQDGEDIATYLTRFERVAELLQLDQDTYAVRLGCLLTGKAAELYVTLSPEITSDYDALRMSLLAGFKKTSDGYRLDFPSAKIRDGENYTEFTVHLTRLFQSWLEASKVPADFDSLKKFMVLDQFLASLSPNLRTFIKEHRPSSLDSAVQLADDLTTAHYSSRSSAKPAPRPLKPTSKTSPPARTSSTPTTSSTIKCHGCGELGHIRPRCPKNPRAFKESPPSQPFTVGFCLSEHRVPRPFVAGTVNGSWTSSIFRDSGCTCIVVADEVLPDADLTNCRRCQVADYLGRVDTFPVLHCYVSCPYFEGWTDVFRAPIKFASVLIGDVPGVRVPKEPYPAFDCGPQPPASEPAILPSSSNVITPPAQNFAKSAPVYPDSLVSSTSPQVYVVETRASTARMKRLHPLHLPDLQPLSVTPEEFGRFQMSYDTLSVARAKAATGEIDQVRKNSTFQFLFQEGLLYRKCLTSRRPEKLGKLCLVVPRKCRPIVLNVAHENPLAGHYSHRKTEQKVADQFFWPGMGTDIRVHCRSCDKCQRFSQKGRVRPAPLQPMPIVAEPFARVAIDLVGPLSPPSSAGHGYILTLIDFSTGFPEALPLKGVDSISVAEALLIIFSRVSIPREVLSDRGTQFTSALMQELHRLLGVKPIFTTPHHPSGNGRIERLHGPLKSILKKYHRRAQVQCIQVLDEVATLEALSAPGKDGPAVIEEQVSNEVFQLPTTQSSLEVPATGKLQVGESLTWDQNTNIEDLLREFADVFSDVPGHCTTLEHDITLTTTDRVQTKVYPVPVHLQPSFRQEVETLFQQGIIQRSSSPHCSPVVMVRKPDNSYRMAIDYRQLNSITVFHAEPTCNITEDLHKFSGSKYFSDLDMCKAYYQVPLTDNAKALTAFPTHLGLMEFRRMPFGLSTACATYIRLMRIVLGGISNVSFYFDNIFVYSKDWSTHLEALRGVLERLREHHLTLKPSKCRFGVPSIRYLGFIVDGTYLQPQHDKTDAITIMLPPTTKKLLKAFLGLVSFYLMFIPQAAEYTGPLSDLLKKNVPEPLAWSEDLLVRFKHLKDKLVSPPVLRLPNPDLIFVLRTDASSRGIGAVLLQYYTDCPHPVAYASRKLLDRETSRFLFGGPCEG from the exons ATGACTTCCGTCGAGGAACTTAAGAAGCAGGCTGTGGAATTAGGCTTCTCGGGAACAGACGTTGGACAATATGTCACCCAGATGCAGGCCTACGAGCGGGGAGAACGAGCCGCGGAGCGAcaagaacggaaagaaaaagaagaagcggagCGACAAGAACGGAAAGAAGAAGCGGAGCAACAGGAAAGGTTAGAACTTGCTCGACTTACAGCTGAAACTGAGCGAATGCGTCTGTCCGCGCAAAGTAAGCCCGCCACTCTCACCATCCCTGAGGCAGCTGCTCGTCCCAAGTTGCCAGCATACCAGGACGGAGAGGATATAGCTACTTATCTCACTCGCTTTGAGAGAGTAGCGGAACTGTTACAGCTCGACCAGGATACGTATGCTGTCAGGTTGGGGTGTCTGTTGACAGGAAAAGCAGCAGAGTTGTACGTCACTCTTTCTCCTGAGATTACCAGTGATTATGACGCGCTGAGAATGTCCTTGCTGGCAGGATTCAAGAAGACTTCAGACGGATATCGCCTCGATTTCCCCTCTGCCAAGATTAGAGACGGGGAAAATTATACTGAGTTTACTGTTCACTTAACCCGTCTATTCCAGAGCTGGTTGGAGGCTTCTAAGGTTCCGGCAGATTTTGATTCCTTGAAGAAATTCATGGTACTGGACCAGTTCTTGGCTTCTTTGAGTCCTAACCTCCGCACTTTTATCAAAGAGCACAGACCCTCGTCTCTCGACAGCGCAGTCCAGCTAGCTGATGATCTGACCACGGCACACTACTCCAGTCGATCCTCGGCCAAACCTGCTCCCCGACCCTTGAAGCCCACGTCGAAGACGTCACCACCAGCTCGCACGTCATCCACACCGactacctcctccaccatcaagTGTCATGGCTGTGGTGAGTTAGGCCACATTAGGCCCCGGTGTCCCAAGAATCCACGGGCCTTCAAAGAGAGTCCTCCATCTCAACCTTTCACGGTAGGATTTTGCCTCTCTGAGCACCGTGTTCCTCGACCCTTTGTTGCCGGTACTGTTAATGGATCTTGGACCTCTTCCATCTTTAGGGATTCTGGGTGTACCTGCATTGTCGTGGCCGACGAAGTTCTCCCTGATGCCGACCTCACCAACTGCCGCCGGTGTCAAGTGGCCGACTACCTGGGGCGGGTTGACACCTTCCCTGTTCTCCACTGTTACGTCAGTTGTCCCTACTTTGAAGGCTGGACTGACGTATTCCGGGCTCCCATCAAGTTTGCCAGCGTCTTGATTGGCGATGTCCCTGGGGTACGGGTCCCTAAGGAGCCATACCCTGCCTTCGACTGCGGTCCTCAGCCTCCTGCTTCTGAACCCGCTATACTTCCCTCATCCTCCAACGTTATTACACCTCCGGCCCAAAACTTTGCCAAGTCAGCCCCTGTCTATCCTGACTCTCTAGTCTCTTCTACTTCCCCACAGGTGTATGTAGTAGAGACTCGAGCCTCGACGGCTAGGATGAAGCGCCttcatccccttcatcttcctgatCTCCAGCCACTGTCCGTCACCCCTGAGGAGTTTGGTCGTTTTCAGATGTCCTACGATACTCTGTCCGTCGCACGAGCCAAAGCTGCAACGGGAGAGATCGACCAAGTTCGCAAAAACTCCACCTTTCAGTTCCTTTTCCAAGAAGGACTCCTCTACCGGAAGTGCCTTACTTCACGGCGTCCAGAGAAGTTGGGAAAATTATGTTTGGTCGTTCCACGTAAGTGCCGGCCCATCGTATTAAATGTAGCACATGAGAACCCTTTAGCTGGTCACTACTCCCATCGCAAGACGGAACAGAAAGTCGCCGATCAATTCTTCTGGCCTGGGATGGGTACTGACATCAGAGTACACTGCCGTtcttgtgacaagtgccagcgcTTCTCTCAAAAGGGGCGAGTAAGACCAGCCCCCCTTCAGCCTATGCCCATCGTTGCCGAGCCCTTTGCTCGTGTTGCCATTGATCTGGTTGGaccactctcccctccttcctcagcCGGACACGGGTATATCCTAACTCTCATCGACTTTTCCACAGGTTTCCCTGAGGCCCTGCCACTAAAGGGTGTCGACTCTATCTCAGTTGCTGAAGCtcttctcattatcttctccAGAGTCAGCATCCCTCGTGAAGTTCTGTCTGATCGTGGGACCCAATTCACTTCAGCCCTGATGCAAGAACTACATCGACTACTGGGGGTCAAACCGATCTTTACTACGCCTCACCACCCCAGTGGCAACGGTCGCATTGAAAGGCTGCACGGTCCCCTGAAATCCATCCTGAAAAAGTACCATCGCAGGGCCCAAGTTCAGTGTATACAGGTCCTGGATGAAGTTGCCACCCTAGAAGCACTCTCGGCGCCTGGGAAAGATGGACCCGCAGTCATCGAGGAGCAAGTTTCCAACGAAGTTTTTCAGCTCCCGACGACACAGAGTTCCTTAGAGGTCCCTGCTACCGGAAAGCTTCAGGTAGGAGAATCCCTCACCTGGGACCAGAACACCAACATTGAAGATCTCCTCAGAGAATTTGCTGATGTCTTTTCAGATGTTCCAGGTCACTGCACTACCCTAGAACACGACATCACTCTCACCACGACCGACCGAGTCCAAACCAAGGTTTATCCCGTCCCCGTTCATCTTCAGCCATCTTTCAGACAAGAAGTCGAGACTCTCTTCCAGCAAGGAATCATCCAACGCTCGTCCTCTCCTCACTGTTCTCCTGTTGTGATGGTAAGGAAACCAGACAATTCCTACAGAATGGCTATTGACTATCGCCAATTAAATTCCATCACAGTTTTTCATGCTGAACCCACCTGCAACATTACCGAGGATTTGCATAAATTCTCAGGATCCAAGTATTTCAGCGATTTGGATATGTGCAAGGCGTATTACCAGGTACCTCTAACAGACAACGCCAAAGCTCTCACAGCTTTTCCAACCCACCTAGGATTGATGGAGTTTCGCCGCATGCCCTTCGGTCTCTCTACTGCCTGTGCTACCTACATACGCCTCATGCGCATTGTGCTTGGTGGGATCTCTAACGTCTCCTTCTACTTCgataatatttttgtttattcaaaGGACTGGTCCACGCATCTAGAAGCTCTTCGAGGAGTCCTGGAACGGTTGAGGGAACATCATCTCACCCTCAAGCCATCCAAGTGTCGTTTCGGAGTCCCCTCCATTCGTTACCTTGGATTCATCGTCGACGGGACGTATCTTCAACCTCAGCATGACAAGACCGATGCCATCACCATCATGCTTCCACCTACCACCAAGAAACTTCTCAAAGCCTTCCTTGGGCTTGTGTCATTTTACCTCATGTTTATCCCGCAGGCAGCTGAATACACCGGCCCTTTGTCAGACTTGCTCAAGAAGAATGTTCCCGAACCGTTGGCTTGGAGTGAAGACTTGTTGGTGCGGTTCAAACACCTCAAGGATAAGTTGGTCTCGCCACCAGTGCTTCGTCTGCCGAACCCGGATCTGATCTTCGTTCTGAGGACCGATGCCTCCAGCCGCGGGATTGGAGCAGTCCTTCTGCAGTACTACACTGACTGTCCACATCCCGTCGCCTATGCCAGTCGGAAGTTACTCGACCGTGAAACAAG CAGATTCTTGTTTGGGGGGCCGTGTGAGGGGTAA
- the LOC126988072 gene encoding uncharacterized protein LOC126988072 isoform X2, translating to MTSVEELKKQAVELGFSGTDVGQYVTQMQAYERGERAAERQERKEKEEAERQERKEEAEQQERLELARLTAETERMRLSAQSKPATLTIPEAAARPKLPAYQDGEDIATYLTRFERVAELLQLDQDTYAVRLGCLLTGKAAELYVTLSPEITSDYDALRMSLLAGFKKTSDGYRLDFPSAKIRDGENYTEFTVHLTRLFQSWLEASKVPADFDSLKKFMVLDQFLASLSPNLRTFIKEHRPSSLDSAVQLADDLTTAHYSSRSSAKPAPRPLKPTSKTSPPARTSSTPTTSSTIKCHGCGELGHIRPRCPKNPRAFKESPPSQPFTVGFCLSEHRVPRPFVAGTVNGSWTSSIFRDSGCTCIVVADEVLPDADLTNCRRCQVADYLGRVDTFPVLHCYVSCPYFEGWTDVFRAPIKFASVLIGDVPGVRVPKEPYPAFDCGPQPPASEPAILPSSSNVITPPAQNFAKSAPVYPDSLVSSTSPQVYVVETRASTARMKRLHPLHLPDLQPLSVTPEEFGRFQMSYDTLSVARAKAATGEIDQVRKNSTFQFLFQEGLLYRKCLTSRRPEKLGKLCLVVPRKCRPIVLNVAHENPLAGHYSHRKTEQKVADQFFWPGMGTDIRVHCRSCDKCQRFSQKGRVRPAPLQPMPIVAEPFARVAIDLVGPLSPPSSAGHGYILTLIDFSTGFPEALPLKGVDSISVAEALLIIFSRVSIPREVLSDRGTQFTSALMQELHRLLGVKPIFTTPHHPSGNGRIERLHGPLKSILKKYHRRAQVQCIQVLDEVATLEALSAPGKDGPAVIEEQVSNEVFQLPTTQSSLEVPATGKLQVGESLTWDQNTNIEDLLREFADVFSDVPGHCTTLEHDITLTTTDRVQTKVYPVPVHLQPSFRQEVETLFQQGIIQRSSSPHCSPVVMVRKPDNSYRMAIDYRQLNSITVFHAEPTCNITEDLHKFSGSKYFSDLDMCKAYYQVPLTDNAKALTAFPTHLGLMEFRRMPFGLSTACATYIRLMRIVLGGISNVSFYFDNIFVYSKDWSTHLEALRGVLERLREHHLTLKPSKCRFGVPSIRYLGFIVDGTYLQPQHDKTDAITIMLPPTTKKLLKAFLGLVSFYLMFIPQAAEYTGPLSDLLKKNVPEPLAWSEDLLVRFKHLKDKLVSPPVLRLPNPDLIFVLRTDASSRGIGAVLLQYYTDCPHPVAYASRKLLDRETRFLFGGPCEG from the exons ATGACTTCCGTCGAGGAACTTAAGAAGCAGGCTGTGGAATTAGGCTTCTCGGGAACAGACGTTGGACAATATGTCACCCAGATGCAGGCCTACGAGCGGGGAGAACGAGCCGCGGAGCGAcaagaacggaaagaaaaagaagaagcggagCGACAAGAACGGAAAGAAGAAGCGGAGCAACAGGAAAGGTTAGAACTTGCTCGACTTACAGCTGAAACTGAGCGAATGCGTCTGTCCGCGCAAAGTAAGCCCGCCACTCTCACCATCCCTGAGGCAGCTGCTCGTCCCAAGTTGCCAGCATACCAGGACGGAGAGGATATAGCTACTTATCTCACTCGCTTTGAGAGAGTAGCGGAACTGTTACAGCTCGACCAGGATACGTATGCTGTCAGGTTGGGGTGTCTGTTGACAGGAAAAGCAGCAGAGTTGTACGTCACTCTTTCTCCTGAGATTACCAGTGATTATGACGCGCTGAGAATGTCCTTGCTGGCAGGATTCAAGAAGACTTCAGACGGATATCGCCTCGATTTCCCCTCTGCCAAGATTAGAGACGGGGAAAATTATACTGAGTTTACTGTTCACTTAACCCGTCTATTCCAGAGCTGGTTGGAGGCTTCTAAGGTTCCGGCAGATTTTGATTCCTTGAAGAAATTCATGGTACTGGACCAGTTCTTGGCTTCTTTGAGTCCTAACCTCCGCACTTTTATCAAAGAGCACAGACCCTCGTCTCTCGACAGCGCAGTCCAGCTAGCTGATGATCTGACCACGGCACACTACTCCAGTCGATCCTCGGCCAAACCTGCTCCCCGACCCTTGAAGCCCACGTCGAAGACGTCACCACCAGCTCGCACGTCATCCACACCGactacctcctccaccatcaagTGTCATGGCTGTGGTGAGTTAGGCCACATTAGGCCCCGGTGTCCCAAGAATCCACGGGCCTTCAAAGAGAGTCCTCCATCTCAACCTTTCACGGTAGGATTTTGCCTCTCTGAGCACCGTGTTCCTCGACCCTTTGTTGCCGGTACTGTTAATGGATCTTGGACCTCTTCCATCTTTAGGGATTCTGGGTGTACCTGCATTGTCGTGGCCGACGAAGTTCTCCCTGATGCCGACCTCACCAACTGCCGCCGGTGTCAAGTGGCCGACTACCTGGGGCGGGTTGACACCTTCCCTGTTCTCCACTGTTACGTCAGTTGTCCCTACTTTGAAGGCTGGACTGACGTATTCCGGGCTCCCATCAAGTTTGCCAGCGTCTTGATTGGCGATGTCCCTGGGGTACGGGTCCCTAAGGAGCCATACCCTGCCTTCGACTGCGGTCCTCAGCCTCCTGCTTCTGAACCCGCTATACTTCCCTCATCCTCCAACGTTATTACACCTCCGGCCCAAAACTTTGCCAAGTCAGCCCCTGTCTATCCTGACTCTCTAGTCTCTTCTACTTCCCCACAGGTGTATGTAGTAGAGACTCGAGCCTCGACGGCTAGGATGAAGCGCCttcatccccttcatcttcctgatCTCCAGCCACTGTCCGTCACCCCTGAGGAGTTTGGTCGTTTTCAGATGTCCTACGATACTCTGTCCGTCGCACGAGCCAAAGCTGCAACGGGAGAGATCGACCAAGTTCGCAAAAACTCCACCTTTCAGTTCCTTTTCCAAGAAGGACTCCTCTACCGGAAGTGCCTTACTTCACGGCGTCCAGAGAAGTTGGGAAAATTATGTTTGGTCGTTCCACGTAAGTGCCGGCCCATCGTATTAAATGTAGCACATGAGAACCCTTTAGCTGGTCACTACTCCCATCGCAAGACGGAACAGAAAGTCGCCGATCAATTCTTCTGGCCTGGGATGGGTACTGACATCAGAGTACACTGCCGTtcttgtgacaagtgccagcgcTTCTCTCAAAAGGGGCGAGTAAGACCAGCCCCCCTTCAGCCTATGCCCATCGTTGCCGAGCCCTTTGCTCGTGTTGCCATTGATCTGGTTGGaccactctcccctccttcctcagcCGGACACGGGTATATCCTAACTCTCATCGACTTTTCCACAGGTTTCCCTGAGGCCCTGCCACTAAAGGGTGTCGACTCTATCTCAGTTGCTGAAGCtcttctcattatcttctccAGAGTCAGCATCCCTCGTGAAGTTCTGTCTGATCGTGGGACCCAATTCACTTCAGCCCTGATGCAAGAACTACATCGACTACTGGGGGTCAAACCGATCTTTACTACGCCTCACCACCCCAGTGGCAACGGTCGCATTGAAAGGCTGCACGGTCCCCTGAAATCCATCCTGAAAAAGTACCATCGCAGGGCCCAAGTTCAGTGTATACAGGTCCTGGATGAAGTTGCCACCCTAGAAGCACTCTCGGCGCCTGGGAAAGATGGACCCGCAGTCATCGAGGAGCAAGTTTCCAACGAAGTTTTTCAGCTCCCGACGACACAGAGTTCCTTAGAGGTCCCTGCTACCGGAAAGCTTCAGGTAGGAGAATCCCTCACCTGGGACCAGAACACCAACATTGAAGATCTCCTCAGAGAATTTGCTGATGTCTTTTCAGATGTTCCAGGTCACTGCACTACCCTAGAACACGACATCACTCTCACCACGACCGACCGAGTCCAAACCAAGGTTTATCCCGTCCCCGTTCATCTTCAGCCATCTTTCAGACAAGAAGTCGAGACTCTCTTCCAGCAAGGAATCATCCAACGCTCGTCCTCTCCTCACTGTTCTCCTGTTGTGATGGTAAGGAAACCAGACAATTCCTACAGAATGGCTATTGACTATCGCCAATTAAATTCCATCACAGTTTTTCATGCTGAACCCACCTGCAACATTACCGAGGATTTGCATAAATTCTCAGGATCCAAGTATTTCAGCGATTTGGATATGTGCAAGGCGTATTACCAGGTACCTCTAACAGACAACGCCAAAGCTCTCACAGCTTTTCCAACCCACCTAGGATTGATGGAGTTTCGCCGCATGCCCTTCGGTCTCTCTACTGCCTGTGCTACCTACATACGCCTCATGCGCATTGTGCTTGGTGGGATCTCTAACGTCTCCTTCTACTTCgataatatttttgtttattcaaaGGACTGGTCCACGCATCTAGAAGCTCTTCGAGGAGTCCTGGAACGGTTGAGGGAACATCATCTCACCCTCAAGCCATCCAAGTGTCGTTTCGGAGTCCCCTCCATTCGTTACCTTGGATTCATCGTCGACGGGACGTATCTTCAACCTCAGCATGACAAGACCGATGCCATCACCATCATGCTTCCACCTACCACCAAGAAACTTCTCAAAGCCTTCCTTGGGCTTGTGTCATTTTACCTCATGTTTATCCCGCAGGCAGCTGAATACACCGGCCCTTTGTCAGACTTGCTCAAGAAGAATGTTCCCGAACCGTTGGCTTGGAGTGAAGACTTGTTGGTGCGGTTCAAACACCTCAAGGATAAGTTGGTCTCGCCACCAGTGCTTCGTCTGCCGAACCCGGATCTGATCTTCGTTCTGAGGACCGATGCCTCCAGCCGCGGGATTGGAGCAGTCCTTCTGCAGTACTACACTGACTGTCCACATCCCGTCGCCTATGCCAGTCGGAAGTTACTCGACCGTGAAACAAG ATTCTTGTTTGGGGGGCCGTGTGAGGGGTAA